The proteins below are encoded in one region of Sphaerodactylus townsendi isolate TG3544 linkage group LG06, MPM_Stown_v2.3, whole genome shotgun sequence:
- the LOC125434413 gene encoding myb-related transcription factor, partner of profilin-like, which yields MLARGNTSCSPETSAQVPCCALDGGLLRPKERDSPAPCQPSSLQAVQLESSPASVGCRPPLEHSPAEQRATPCPSASPPLRRRRTRPEAPFELSLDFLQAQRETAEAIRELTCTLRQGLERLTDIVAALLPLLPIQTSSLVHHQGATSTPVPAPSPETLPNRDSFVTKVELSPEQGGDEERPPQEEGRPAAEARPSPSQAVAPQKRRKGVPIRKRRGRWKNL from the coding sequence ATGCTAGCCCGCGGCAACACCTCCTGCAGCCCAGAGACGTCTGCTCAGGTTCCCTGCTGTGCTCTGGACGGCGGATTGCTGCGGCCCAAGGAACGTGACTCGCCCGCGCCATGCCAGCCCTCTTCTCTGCAGGCTGTCCAGTTGGAGTCTTCTCCAGCCAGCGTAGGCTGCAGGCCACCTCTGGAACACTCCCCAGCAGAGCAGCGTGCCACCCCGTGcccctccgcctcccctcccctgcggCGCAGGCGCACCCGCCCGGAGGCGCCCTTCGAGCTCTCTCTGGATTTCCTTCAAGCCCAGAGGGAGACGGCCGAAGCCATCCGCGAGCTGACCTGCACCCTGCGGCAGGGCCTAGAGAGGCTGACCGATATCGTGGCTGCCTTGCTGCCCCTCCTTCCCATTCAAACAAGCAGCCTCGTGCACCACCAGGGGGCGACATCTACTCCGgtgccagccccctccccggaGACCCTACCCAACAGGGACTCCTTCGTCACCAAGGTGGAGCTGTCCCCGGAGCAGGGTGGGGACGAAGAGAGGCCTCCGCAAGAGGAAGGCAGGCCTGCGGCCGAAGCCAGGCCATCTCCGAGCCAAGCTGTGGCACCCCAGAAACGAAGGAAAGGGGTCCCTATTCGGAAACGCAGGGGCCGCTGGAAGAATTTGTGA